The nucleotide window TGTAAACCAGCACAGGAGCACCTGGTTAAACAGCAGTATGGAACTGGTGTGGGAGTGAGCACTACTTTGCTGCTGGCCTAGTCCTCATTGTCACTAATAGCCCACCACTCTCAAATTTGTTTTAATTCATCTAAGGTTCAGTGCCatataggctgcgtttacacaggcagcccaattctgaattTCCCCCcaccccactaattggtcttttgaccaatcacatcagatcttttcacatcagatcttttttagagctgatctgattggtcaaaagacagaTTAGTGAAAACAAtaacagaattgggctgcctgtgtaaacacagcRATCATAGTATGTTCTTGATCTTTTGCAACATGAAGGTAAAATGAGTGAAAGAATAGCATCCAGAAAACAATGATTATAACCAYCTAACTGACKGTGACTCCAAAACCACCAAACAGGAAAACAGGCCAACAGGCAGTGGAGAAATATCAGTAACACGACTCTTCCCCTTTTGACTGTTTACTGTTTAGAAGTCTGGGGTTAGTTTAACCACATTCCACGACATGTTTCCACAACTTTGACTGTGTTGTGTAGGCTACTAGTTATATTGGCCTATTTAGTGTCACATACTGGAATCCATAGCAGACGGACCGGAACCAATGACCAACCAAAGATGATTAACTACCCAAATAAAGTGAGACTGACTCGGCTAAGCTCTGATGTTAGTGTTTGATATTAACCTCTCAGAGCCGTTTGAGGAAGTGGAGAGCGGAAAACTGTTTGTGTACTCAAGGTGGAGCGTCGTGGTGACATTTCATGGTTTGTCCTTCCATGTTTGAATTATKCAGAATTATCATGTCTTTAATTGTTGAATGAAAATGCAGGCAGTTTGAGCAAAGACACTGGTAACTTCTGTGGTTTGAGTGTGCATTGGTTGAGAGTAGTCTACTGCAGTGTCTTTGCTCAACAATAGACCGTTTCGTTGCAGCGCTGGACAAACGCACCTcgttcaactcattgagggcttgatgattagttgacaagttgaatcaggtgtgcttgtccagggttacaatacaagtgtttactgttgggggtactggaggaccagggttgagaAACGCTGGTCTACAGTAGCTACTGTAACAGATCAAGAGAACTGCTGCCCCCTGCAGACATTTTCTTGTATTGCATCAGCATCAGACTTATTTTACAAAAGTATACAGTAATGAATTTAAACAGCCTTATAAACATGCTTAATAGGAACATTACACAGTCACTGCTCTGTTCACCATTTCCCCCCCAATATCTCCGCATAACTTAACTATCAGACTGGTTATGTATGTCAATGTGAAACCCATCTTTTAATAGACAAACACAGGTACCTTCTCTACTAGCAAAGTGATTGTCTTCTCAGGCACTTGCAACGATtgagaaagaaaataaagctgCATTTAAACATTGCACGTCTAGCTCCAATGTCAGACGAAACAATACCAAGCGTTCACATRCAAGTATAATTCAATAATTACACAAATAATAATAGCAATACGATTCTCACACATGCAACTAGCTGCAGTGTTGGAGTGCTGGGGATGATACYAAGATTCCATGAGTCCATGTGATTTCTGTAATAGCTTCAGCACACCCTAAACCTGAACCTCGCAGAAGGAACAATCAATTGARGACAATAGAATGAAACAGCAGTAAAACAGTGTGAAGCAACTCTGTTAAGAAAAACGTCCCAACTTTCTATTTCTGACAGAGTTAAGATCAGACTATATTATTGGTTTGAGATTTACCACACTGAACATGAATCCATATCTCTATGGATCAACGGTAAACAAATGTATTTCAGTCCGCGCCTGGATATCTTTAATCGGCAATGAATAAGACTTAACAGGGAATTTGACAATCAGTAACCTTTCGTTGTAATCTATTATAAACCTTTTAAACATTTTGGGAGTCTTATACTCTGTCTGAAAAAGAAAGAGACATCAAATCCAGCCCAAGTTTGACATTCAAAATAAAACAGTAAACCACATTTCACACATYCATACAATTGTAAATAAGactaacatacaggtaactgccaaaataaagaaaacaccaacataaagtgtcttaatagggcgttgtgccacaagccagaacagcttcaatacaccttggcatagattctggaactctattggagggatgcgacatcattcttccacgagaaattccatcatttgatgttttgttgatggtggtggaaaacaccgtccccggttgagatctggtgactgagacggccatatGGTTTACATKattttcatgctcatcaaaccattcagtgactacCRRTGCCCTGTGAATGGGGGCATTGTCAAGCGTGTAGGGCCACAGCCATGGCAGACagaatttttatacatgaccctaagcatgatgggatgtgaaTTGCTTAacccaggaaccacacctgtgtggaagcacctgcttttaatACACTTTRGATCCCtcttttactcaagtgtttccattattttggcagttacctgtgtcCACATCTGTTMTATACTAACAAATGAGTCTCATTTACATACATACTTTATGTGCGCTTAAACCCAGGTCTCACTCTCATCCTGTTTGGGAGGGTATTAAATAGGTGTGCTATCCAGCTACATGAGCAGGCCAtcattcctcttctcttctataTTTGTGGGTGAACTTCCTACTTCCTTCTCTTCATCCCACCCTCCTCTTTCCTCACCTGTCTGTGGGGGCACCTTCTCCGTGAGTGAGCGGAGAGGAGTGGAAGTTTTGTCCCTTTAACTGCAGGTGTCACGGTGTATCCCTTTGCCCTCGGCGTGTGTCACAGTGAAAGTGTTCCCCCTGCACGCGGGGTCAGTAGCGTCCCCGGCCCCCTCTGGACATGGTGAGGGGtagtgagacagaggagagagaagatactTCCCAGTATAAGCTACGGGACAGGAAAAGCTGGTAGAGGATCACCACCGAGATAGCCTGGCACAGAATCACACCGATTGTCACAAcctagaaacacagacacacacaaacatcaacaccAAAAACCTTCCGAATGAGTcagtacaatatatatatacatctataGAGTGTCgtcctctcaccttttctctctGATGCTCGTTGAAGACCACAGAGAGTAGGACCAGCACAGGGTGGCACAGGAACCAGATAAAACAACCCTGAGAAACAAACTAGTGAGACTGGAATAACCTATCTTATAATGCACTGTAGATGGCACTATAAACGCATGGAAAGGGTTACCAGCTATTCTGTGTTGTATTTCTACGCCTACCTTGGAGAAGCTGAGGTAGAAGTCTCTCTTGAGGGCGCTCCTCTCTGTGCTGATGATGGTGTAGAGCACGGAGgccagcagcaaggccaggaTGATACGTAGAGATATGAGTAACAGACCCGCTATGCTGCGCTGGGCGTGGTAGCTGTGGTGCTCCGTCTCCTCATACTGCTCCCACAGCAGTAGCGCCCCCTAGTGGCCCGGCAGCGACACAGACAGGGAGTCAGTGGAAAGGTATTTAGGTCATTGGTattgaatgtgtttttattgACTGATCCCAAAGGGGAAATTGAGAGTTAATAGGGGCTTACAGTATTGGTCAGGATAGGGGCTTACAGTATTGGTCAGGATAGGGGCTTACAGTATTGGTCAGGATAGGGGCTTACAGTATTGGAATCCTTTGGATGAAAGTGTCTGCTATCATAACACACCATTTTATACTTCTGGAATTTAAGATATGACTAGGGCTCCAAACAGAGACAGCACTGAATGCTTGACTGTATGTGTCTCCACCCCCCCTGGCACTATGACCCACCCTCCTTCCTACCCCTGCCCCCTGCCTAAccccctttccctccttcctACCCATGTCCCCTTGACCCACCCTCCTTCCCCCTTGCCCCACCCTCCTCCCTACCACTGCCCCCCTCTACCCCTGCCCCACCCTCTCCCTGCCCCCctgaccccccctcctccctaccccCCCTGCCCACCCTCCCTATACctgcccacccctcctccctataCCTGCCCCCCTGACCCACCCCCTCCCAACCTACCTGACCCACCCCCTACCAGGCCTGCATATTTTCTACTGTCTGCTGGATCCTGCCTACTTTGGTGCGTCCTGTATCACATTCAGCCTCTGTGGATGGCCCTGAGAAAGGTGGGCCCATGCACACGGTGCTGAAGGTGCTCTCTCACAGCCTTGGTTCCTACAGGGGATCTCTGCCCTCTTCAACTACATCCACCTGGCCAGGTGAGTGATACTCAGTCCAGTCATTATTACAGTCACCCTGTCAGCAGCCCTGTTCAGGTTTACATCAGTTACTGCTATTACAGGATTACTCTGTAATTTCAGGTATTTGGATGAGTGAACATCAGTTTGTTGTGTAAAAACAGCACACCTGTTGCTCTCGTTCCACAGGTATGCCAGGGATGGATGGGCATTCCTATCATGGGCAGTCTTGGCAGAGTGTGAGTGTTTAttctcactctctgtcctctTGCTTCTTTCTTCGTATTGTCTTTCGTTTTCTTTGTGACAGTGCTGCTGTTGCCTGTTGTTCTTCCCATGCTGCAGTCTGTGACAATGGTATCCCAGTGTCCATGCTGTACATGCTGCTGAGTCTGTGTGTGGGCTGGACCCTGAGCAAGACAGGAAGCCCCAGAGCAGACCTCTCCAGTGGGACTCCTCCCCCGCTCCAAAGCCCCTCGCTATGGACGGGTCGCCACACAGGTCAGAGCCTCATCAGCctatccatgacctttatccaTGTACCTTTAATCCCTTACCCCAAAATACTAAGCCCTGACCCTCACACTAACTTCCATCTCACTGGATACAGTAGTCCCTAACTAACTTGCACACCTCTACCTTGCTCGCACCATCCCTATCCTGANNNNNNNNNNNNNNNNNNNNNNNNNNNNNNNNNNNNNNNNNNNNNNNNNNNNNNNNNNNNNNNNNNNNNNNNNNNNNNNNNNNNNNNNNNNNNNNNNNNNNNNNNNNNNNNNNNNNNNNNNNNNNNNNNNNNNNNNNNNNNNNNNNNNNNNNNNNNNNNNNNNNNNNNNNNNNNNNNNNNNNNNNNNNNNNNNNNNNNNNNNNNNNNNNNNNNNNNNNNNNNNNNNNNNNNNNNNNNNNNNNNNNNNNNNNNNNNNNNNNNNNNNNNNNNNNNNNNNNNNNNNNNNNNNNNNNNNNNNNNNNNNNNNNNNNNNNNNNNNNNNNNNNNNNNNNNNNNNNNNNNNNNNNNNNNNNNNNNNNNNNNNNNNNNNNNNNNNNNNNNNNNNNNNNNNNNNNNNNNNNNNNNNNNNNNNNNNNNNNNNNNNNNNNNNNNNNNNNNNNNNNNNNNNNNNNNNNNNNNNNNNNNNNNNNNNGTTACATATGCTGATGCAACATACTGCAAGTACATTCAGAATATGTCCTGTAAATGATGGTCTTTATGCCACTTTCCCAAATGCCTCTTGTTTATGAATGCATGTTTACTACGAGCCAGCAGGACATGAATGCAAACAATACACGTGACAGTCACAGAGACACACTCACTGGAGAGCTGTGCCTTGGAGAGGCG belongs to Salvelinus sp. IW2-2015 unplaced genomic scaffold, ASM291031v2 Un_scaffold3709, whole genome shotgun sequence and includes:
- the LOC112076371 gene encoding integral membrane protein GPR180, which produces MYPLMFTLTAFLLCIPATFGKTVSGVFKSDAAREQNGQYITKFMYNVGSGLVVCRLENATLAMEKESRLLLFPETEDGFDIDNLSCHDRLSKAQLSSECVSGALLLWEQYEETEHHSYHAQRSIAGLLLISLRIILALLLASVLYTIISTERSALKRDFYLSFSKGCFIWFLCHPVLVLLSVVFNEHQREKVVTIGVILCQAISVVILYQLFLSRSLYWEVSSLSSVSLPLTMSRGGRGRY